One region of Gilliamella sp. ESL0405 genomic DNA includes:
- a CDS encoding T6SS immunity protein Tli4 family protein produces MALQAINNMRPKANKGKNKMKKMIFLFGVLSLNTTLAVELTYKTECIGSYTLDLPDNLEVALYPTNKYLKPKSRFPIYFQDGKWTILSAFNYNQNNLSITAKWNDEELKKAKHQIAIENSNVKNSNFNDMVEIWEKDNNLGFYTKNGARVTFIDKNRIYSFFTNDYRQAEEKNFDFYKDNVEAIINGFSPRELFEVPPTAGKCIPFGFVAGDNSNIPLILTVSFRLKEHPDIVISFTENTSPFTNLLRYDAKEEINLFWNSNYDISNRNIKNIKLLGFPIKYRDIKMDGRNGLAGFVEIRYKDKSPSDYGYYAVVEPYQTKKEGHNPWLQLLVVGKQKESKGKTPLTKDEIYQIAKTIEASIKLRETEQ; encoded by the coding sequence ATGGCATTACAAGCAATTAATAATATGAGGCCTAAGGCAAATAAAGGAAAAAACAAAATGAAAAAGATGATTTTTTTATTTGGTGTTTTAAGCCTTAATACAACTCTGGCGGTAGAACTCACCTATAAAACCGAGTGTATTGGCTCATATACCTTAGATTTACCTGACAATCTTGAGGTAGCACTTTATCCGACAAATAAATACCTTAAACCAAAATCCCGTTTCCCTATCTATTTTCAAGATGGTAAATGGACCATTTTATCAGCTTTTAATTATAACCAAAATAATTTATCAATTACTGCAAAATGGAACGATGAAGAGTTAAAAAAAGCAAAGCATCAAATAGCTATAGAGAATAGTAATGTTAAAAACAGCAATTTCAATGATATGGTAGAAATATGGGAAAAAGATAATAATTTGGGGTTTTATACAAAAAATGGAGCTCGTGTAACTTTTATAGACAAAAATAGAATTTATTCTTTTTTTACAAATGATTATCGCCAAGCGGAAGAAAAAAATTTTGATTTTTATAAAGATAACGTCGAAGCAATTATTAACGGTTTTTCGCCTCGTGAACTGTTTGAAGTACCGCCTACCGCAGGAAAATGTATTCCATTTGGCTTTGTCGCTGGTGATAATTCCAACATACCCCTTATTTTAACCGTCTCTTTTCGGTTAAAAGAGCACCCTGATATCGTTATTTCGTTTACCGAAAATACAAGTCCTTTTACCAATCTCTTGCGCTATGATGCCAAAGAAGAAATCAATCTATTTTGGAACAGTAATTACGATATAAGTAATCGAAATATTAAAAATATTAAATTACTAGGCTTCCCCATAAAGTATCGGGATATCAAAATGGATGGGCGGAATGGCTTAGCGGGTTTTGTTGAAATACGTTATAAAGATAAATCACCGTCCGACTATGGTTATTATGCTGTAGTTGAACCTTATCAAACTAAAAAAGAGGGTCATAATCCATGGTTACAACTTCTAGTAGTTGGGAAACAAAAAGAATCAAAAGGGAAAACACCTTTAACTAAAGATGAAATCTACCAAATAGCGAAAACCATTGAAGCGTCAATAAAACTTAGAGAGACAGAACAATAG
- a CDS encoding T6SS immunity protein Tli4 family protein, which yields MKKFFLLVSLTCFSYLAQAVELTYKTECIGSYTLDLPDNLEVALYPTNKYLKPKSRFPVYFQDGKWAILSAFNYNRNNLSITAKWNDEELKNAKQQITIENQIVKTNNSNDMVELWNENNNLGFYAKEGASVTFIKNNTIYSFFTTNRYQGEKKDFEFYKQNAQAIINGFSTRELFEVPQIAGKCIPFGFVAGNDASIPLILTVSFRLKEHPDIVISFTENTRSFTNLLRYDAKEEINLFWNSNYDISNRNIKNIKLLGFPIKYRDIKMDGRNGLAGFVEIRYKDKSPSDYGYYGVVSYYSRNTPNSKTNHPWLQLSVIGKQSEAKGKIPLTEDEIYQMAKTIEASIKRRATEQ from the coding sequence ATGAAAAAATTTTTTTTATTAGTCAGTCTTACTTGTTTTAGTTATCTAGCCCAAGCAGTTGAACTCACCTATAAAACCGAGTGTATTGGTTCCTATACCTTAGATTTACCCGATAATCTTGAAGTGGCACTTTACCCGACAAATAAGTACCTTAAACCTAAATCTCGTTTTCCTGTCTATTTTCAAGATGGTAAATGGGCAATATTATCTGCTTTTAATTATAATCGAAATAATTTATCGATTACTGCAAAATGGAACGATGAAGAATTAAAAAATGCAAAACAACAAATAACTATAGAAAATCAGATTGTTAAAACTAATAATTCTAATGATATGGTGGAATTGTGGAATGAAAATAATAATTTGGGTTTTTATGCAAAAGAGGGAGCATCTGTAACTTTTATTAAAAATAATACAATATATTCATTTTTTACAACTAATCGCTACCAAGGCGAAAAAAAAGATTTTGAATTTTATAAGCAGAACGCCCAAGCAATTATTAATGGTTTTTCTACCCGTGAACTGTTTGAGGTGCCACAAATTGCTGGTAAATGTATCCCTTTTGGCTTTGTCGCCGGGAATGATGCCTCCATACCCCTTATTTTAACCGTCTCTTTTCGGTTAAAAGAGCACCCTGATATCGTTATTTCGTTTACTGAAAATACACGCTCATTTACTAATCTCTTGCGCTATGATGCCAAAGAGGAAATCAATCTATTTTGGAATAGTAATTACGATATAAGTAATCGAAATATAAAAAACATTAAATTACTAGGCTTTCCTATAAAGTATCGGGATATTAAAATGGATGGACGTAATGGCTTAGCGGGTTTTGTTGAAATACGTTATAAAGATAAATCGCCGTCCGACTATGGTTATTACGGCGTAGTGTCTTACTATTCCCGAAACACGCCAAACAGCAAAACCAACCACCCATGGTTACAGCTATCTGTTATTGGCAAACAGAGCGAAGCAAAAGGAAAAATCCCCCTAACAGAAGATGAAATCTACCAAATGGCAAAAACCATTGAAGCATCAATAAAGCGTCGAGCAACAGAACAATAA
- a CDS encoding type VI secretion system Vgr family protein, whose amino-acid sequence MAKDPTNFILNDPVKQVQQFGKQLLNGLHGITGLAVSHNRYTLTVDGLNAPVSVLKVNGEEQLNQPWQYTIEFTCTDKQLSIETLLNQKASFCFNPFSGNLLNTAIRSLTDLPTIGQARTLYGVITAFSLLSVSRDEAHYRVVLSPRLARLSLSRNSAIFQNQSVISVVEAVLRSHEFTGVDYRLELKAAYPEREFITQWQESDLAFIQRLLADIGVWFRFETHAEHHCDVIVISDDEQGYHQAADIEYKQPSGMTDDGVESVWDIRLDSQVVESSVRVQDYNYRDAKASLLSDVNSQPKETTTYGTDYRYAEHYKGLNANGVKTAQGDDESQASDNDDSADEKDNSRHIESGQWYARIRHERAISEKIIISGASNHYNLAPGQRVHIKGSPLADIDDGVIILSVEGQGNRTDAYELRFTAIPYQAFKPYRPKPIAWPTVGGTLPARVTSPDNDTYGYIDTQGRYRVKFNFDLKNWKNGEESLWVRLAKPYAGNTYGFHFPLIDGTEVAIAFTDSNPDRPYIAHAMHDSAHPDHVTTINKHRNVIRTPANNKLRMDDKRGQEHIKLATEYGKTQLNLGHLVDQNKTPRGEGFELRTDDWGAIAAEKGLYLTSQTEPKAQGKQLDMQGAITQLENALSIAKSLQQAAQQSEAHDADTDSQDQLKANLTELAQSGILAYAQEGIALTSPENIQLSTGNSVSITAENQTDITALKNITVSSGEAIGLFAHKSGMKVFANQGDINLQAQNANLNMAAKQDIHIDSVDGKLTITASKELTLICGGSYIKISSKGIELGTPDNVKLKCNVMQKMGPTSLFPTTIELPLSMVEFAESLPCQLNLKISDIPGSNGIHYSNSQWRIVTANCVEDALMTDEVIYEGKTTQTGELQISSEESKDIVAQYNKHPGRLWIVNNNIAYQLQMSTLGDVDNSTKNIKAAQAMGYKANLLKEQKSFLNAVESNSQIEKNQLIKSIRK is encoded by the coding sequence ATGGCGAAGGACCCGACCAACTTTATTTTAAACGACCCCGTCAAACAGGTACAGCAATTTGGTAAACAGTTACTCAATGGACTCCATGGAATAACAGGCTTAGCTGTCAGTCATAATCGTTATACCTTAACGGTTGACGGGTTAAATGCACCTGTTTCAGTATTAAAGGTTAATGGTGAAGAGCAGTTAAACCAGCCGTGGCAATACACAATAGAGTTTACCTGTACTGATAAACAACTATCGATTGAAACCCTGCTGAATCAAAAAGCTTCGTTCTGCTTTAACCCGTTTAGCGGCAATTTGCTGAATACAGCGATACGCTCCTTAACGGACTTACCGACAATAGGACAAGCTCGCACCCTTTATGGGGTAATTACTGCATTTAGTCTGCTGTCGGTCAGCCGGGATGAAGCGCATTATCGGGTGGTGTTATCGCCAAGATTAGCCCGACTGTCACTGAGCCGTAACAGCGCTATCTTTCAAAACCAAAGTGTCATTAGTGTGGTTGAAGCGGTGTTACGCAGCCATGAATTTACCGGTGTTGATTACCGTTTAGAATTAAAAGCGGCCTATCCGGAAAGAGAATTTATCACCCAATGGCAGGAGAGTGATTTAGCCTTTATTCAGCGACTGTTAGCCGATATCGGTGTCTGGTTTCGTTTTGAAACGCATGCCGAGCATCATTGTGATGTCATTGTTATCAGTGATGATGAACAAGGTTATCATCAGGCGGCCGATATTGAGTACAAACAGCCGAGCGGTATGACCGATGACGGCGTTGAAAGCGTATGGGATATCCGGTTAGACAGTCAGGTGGTCGAGTCCTCAGTCAGGGTGCAGGATTATAACTACCGGGATGCCAAAGCCAGTTTACTCAGTGATGTCAACAGTCAACCGAAAGAGACCACCACCTACGGGACAGATTACCGCTATGCTGAGCACTATAAAGGCTTAAATGCAAATGGCGTAAAAACCGCGCAGGGTGATGATGAAAGCCAAGCAAGTGACAATGATGACAGCGCTGATGAAAAAGATAATAGCCGCCATATTGAAAGCGGGCAATGGTATGCACGTATTCGTCATGAACGTGCAATCAGTGAAAAAATCATCATCAGCGGCGCCAGCAACCACTACAATCTGGCACCGGGGCAACGGGTTCACATAAAAGGCAGCCCGCTGGCTGATATCGATGACGGCGTGATTATTTTAAGTGTGGAAGGACAAGGTAACCGCACCGATGCTTATGAGCTGCGCTTTACGGCGATACCGTATCAAGCCTTCAAACCTTACCGGCCAAAACCGATAGCCTGGCCGACAGTCGGCGGAACATTACCGGCACGGGTCACCAGTCCGGATAATGACACCTACGGTTATATCGATACGCAAGGACGCTATCGGGTCAAATTCAACTTTGACTTAAAAAACTGGAAAAACGGTGAAGAGAGCCTGTGGGTCAGATTAGCCAAACCGTATGCCGGCAACACCTATGGCTTTCACTTTCCGTTAATTGACGGCACAGAAGTGGCGATAGCCTTTACCGACAGCAACCCCGACAGACCGTATATTGCCCATGCCATGCACGACAGTGCCCACCCTGACCATGTCACCACGATAAACAAACATCGTAATGTGATACGCACCCCGGCCAATAATAAATTGCGCATGGATGACAAACGGGGGCAGGAGCATATCAAACTGGCAACCGAATACGGTAAAACGCAACTCAATCTGGGTCACTTAGTAGACCAAAACAAAACACCACGGGGTGAAGGGTTTGAACTTCGCACGGATGACTGGGGTGCCATTGCAGCTGAAAAGGGCTTATACCTGACCAGCCAAACCGAGCCAAAAGCGCAAGGCAAACAACTGGATATGCAAGGCGCGATTACCCAGCTGGAAAATGCCTTATCGATAGCCAAATCACTCCAGCAAGCAGCTCAACAATCGGAAGCCCACGATGCCGATACCGACAGTCAGGACCAGCTCAAGGCCAACTTAACTGAACTGGCGCAAAGTGGCATCTTAGCTTATGCGCAAGAAGGCATTGCATTAACCAGTCCGGAAAACATTCAGCTATCAACCGGTAACAGCGTGAGTATCACGGCGGAAAACCAAACCGACATCACGGCATTAAAAAACATCACGGTATCATCGGGAGAAGCAATAGGGTTATTTGCCCACAAATCGGGGATGAAGGTTTTTGCCAATCAAGGGGATATCAACCTGCAAGCCCAAAATGCCAACCTGAATATGGCCGCAAAACAAGATATCCACATTGACAGTGTTGACGGCAAACTGACCATTACCGCCAGCAAAGAGCTAACCTTAATCTGTGGCGGCTCGTATATCAAAATCAGCAGTAAAGGCATAGAGCTGGGCACACCAGATAACGTTAAGCTTAAATGTAATGTGATGCAGAAGATGGGACCCACATCATTATTTCCGACAACAATTGAGTTACCATTAAGTATGGTAGAATTTGCCGAATCGTTACCATGCCAGTTAAATCTGAAAATTAGTGATATTCCAGGTAGTAATGGAATTCATTATAGCAATTCACAATGGCGAATTGTCACGGCTAATTGTGTTGAAGATGCTTTAATGACTGATGAAGTTATTTATGAAGGTAAAACAACACAGACTGGCGAATTACAAATCTCATCGGAAGAATCGAAAGATATCGTTGCGCAGTATAACAAGCATCCAGGCCGTTTATGGATTGTGAATAATAATATTGCTTATCAATTACAGATGTCGACATTAGGGGATGTTGATAATTCAACAAAAAATATTAAAGCAGCGCAAGCAATGGGATACAAAGCCAATTTATTAAAAGAGCAGAAAAGTTTCTTAAATGCGGTTGAAAGTAACTCACAAATTGAAAAGAATCAATTGATCAAATCAATAAGAAAATGA
- a CDS encoding tetratricopeptide repeat protein — MKKIPHLIFWLCFATFSVSAKGNNKQPSAPPPNVIKSDASTCLHSRDADNLKICTALADGGDAIAQNTLGEIFYGDNLLYQKGDHTKARLLFEKAAAQGLAKAQYNLGAMYRDELNNFPIALSWFEKAAAQGDLDAQNSIGYIYENASGGKPPRLYIFDEQGKNIDPELPNIEAQFARFDKMSLPLEDYPRSVYPLSEYGQGVEPDIQKAIEWYQKAASQGHALAQTNLAYFYLLGIGVDKDEQKAFTLYQQAANQQLPAAIKTLGFLYMQGLGTEVDEYKAFTLFEQAYQLQPDDNLIELIRIYFGNTYHFHTQLKRQNIKYRSPYHSHTEVSDEDFIYDRFHFLNASYNLDFSKGSQILIFSKWPRNTKDILLGNTIGERSELKERIYIKEAIQGYPKTLSWLSYYYKGEERDIIRAQLWRKYALKMGASNHPSEWPNYPPILADEFARRRFPRMVD; from the coding sequence ATGAAAAAAATCCCTCACCTTATATTTTGGCTCTGTTTTGCTACGTTTTCGGTGTCAGCAAAAGGTAATAATAAACAGCCTTCTGCACCACCACCTAATGTTATCAAGTCTGACGCTTCAACTTGCCTACATTCACGTGATGCGGACAATCTTAAAATCTGCACAGCACTTGCTGACGGTGGTGATGCTATTGCACAAAATACGCTGGGCGAAATTTTTTATGGCGATAATTTGCTGTATCAAAAAGGCGACCACACTAAAGCCAGGCTACTGTTTGAAAAGGCCGCTGCGCAAGGGCTTGCCAAAGCCCAATATAATTTAGGTGCCATGTATCGTGATGAATTAAATAATTTTCCGATTGCCTTAAGCTGGTTTGAAAAAGCCGCTGCACAAGGCGATCTTGATGCGCAAAACAGCATTGGCTATATTTATGAAAACGCATCGGGCGGTAAACCGCCACGCCTCTATATTTTTGATGAGCAGGGTAAAAATATCGACCCTGAACTGCCCAATATTGAAGCACAATTTGCACGGTTTGATAAAATGAGCTTACCGCTTGAAGATTATCCTCGTAGTGTTTATCCGCTCAGTGAATACGGTCAAGGAGTCGAGCCTGATATACAAAAAGCAATTGAATGGTACCAAAAAGCCGCCAGCCAAGGGCATGCTTTGGCACAGACCAACTTAGCCTATTTTTACTTGTTGGGGATTGGGGTTGACAAAGACGAACAAAAAGCCTTTACACTTTATCAACAAGCCGCCAATCAGCAGTTGCCTGCCGCAATAAAAACTTTAGGCTTCTTGTATATGCAAGGGCTGGGGACTGAAGTCGATGAATATAAAGCCTTTACCCTGTTTGAACAGGCTTATCAGTTACAACCCGATGATAACCTGATAGAATTAATCAGAATATACTTTGGCAATACGTATCACTTTCATACACAATTAAAACGTCAAAATATCAAATATCGCTCTCCATATCATTCTCATACCGAAGTGAGTGATGAAGATTTTATTTATGACCGGTTTCATTTTTTGAATGCCTCTTATAATTTAGATTTCTCCAAAGGATCGCAAATACTCATTTTTTCAAAATGGCCACGCAATACCAAGGATATATTATTGGGCAATACCATTGGGGAGCGTTCGGAATTAAAAGAGCGCATTTACATCAAAGAAGCTATCCAAGGCTATCCTAAAACACTATCTTGGTTAAGCTATTATTATAAAGGCGAAGAGCGAGATATTATTCGGGCGCAGTTATGGCGAAAATATGCCTTAAAAATGGGGGCGTCTAATCATCCTTCTGAATGGCCAAACTATCCCCCGATTTTAGCTGACGAATTTGCACGGCGACGGTTTCCACGGATGGTCGATTAA
- a CDS encoding tetratricopeptide repeat protein — MKEISQLVLLLCFASSYAYAHHDNKQTTITSQNPITPESTTCIFSHKKENIEICTRLANSGDAVAQNTLGEIFYNIEYSYKFGNHTKARLLFEKAAAQGLAKAQYNLGSMYRDEFNNFPVALKWFEKAAAQGNADAQNSIGYIYENASGGKPPRLYTFDEKGKSTDRNLAKIKAQFAKFDKSIPVNYFSRTVYPLSEYGQGVEPDIQKAFEWYQKAANQGHALAQANLAYFYLLGIVVEKDEKKAFELYEQAANQQLPAAIKSLAFMHMQGLGGNKVDVNKAIALLEQAYQLTPDESLWRMIYTQMYLRYKYLTKLEENSDRYPFPYNTKSDEDYIFASLFFLNDYYNLNMNMGSHILTFSQPRRKTLDVWLGKSHDELSTLKERYLIKKAIQGYYNTMTLLSYYYKDEVKDIQKAMLWRQYAIQMGQSDHPDFWLDYPIDEDDKTQ, encoded by the coding sequence ATGAAAGAGATTTCCCAATTAGTACTTTTGCTCTGTTTTGCGTCGTCTTATGCTTATGCGCATCATGATAACAAGCAAACAACTATAACTTCTCAAAACCCGATCACGCCTGAATCCACAACCTGCATCTTTTCACACAAGAAAGAAAATATTGAAATTTGCACACGTCTAGCCAATAGTGGTGATGCCGTTGCTCAAAATACCTTAGGAGAAATCTTCTACAATATTGAATATTCTTATAAATTTGGCAATCATACTAAAGCCCGATTACTATTCGAAAAAGCCGCAGCGCAAGGGCTTGCCAAAGCCCAATATAATTTAGGTTCCATGTATCGTGACGAATTTAACAATTTTCCTGTTGCCTTAAAATGGTTTGAAAAAGCCGCTGCACAAGGTAATGCAGATGCGCAAAATAGTATTGGCTATATATACGAAAATGCATCGGGCGGTAAACCACCACGCCTATATACGTTTGATGAAAAAGGTAAAAGCACCGATCGCAATTTAGCTAAAATCAAAGCGCAATTTGCCAAATTTGATAAAAGTATACCTGTCAATTATTTCAGCCGTACTGTTTACCCACTCAGTGAGTACGGGCAAGGAGTAGAGCCCGATATACAAAAAGCGTTCGAGTGGTACCAAAAAGCGGCAAACCAAGGGCACGCATTGGCACAAGCTAATTTAGCCTATTTTTATCTATTAGGGATTGTGGTTGAGAAAGATGAAAAAAAAGCTTTTGAACTGTATGAACAAGCGGCAAATCAGCAGTTGCCTGCTGCAATAAAATCATTAGCATTTATGCATATGCAAGGGCTGGGTGGCAACAAGGTGGATGTAAATAAAGCTATTGCACTGCTTGAACAAGCCTATCAGTTAACCCCTGATGAAAGTTTATGGCGGATGATTTATACACAAATGTATCTACGTTATAAATACCTAACCAAATTAGAAGAAAATTCTGACAGATACCCTTTTCCTTACAACACAAAAAGTGATGAAGATTACATCTTTGCAAGTTTATTTTTTCTGAATGACTATTACAATTTAAATATGAATATGGGATCACACATACTCACTTTTTCACAACCACGCAGAAAAACCTTAGATGTTTGGCTAGGTAAAAGTCACGATGAACTATCAACCTTAAAAGAGCGTTATCTTATAAAAAAAGCGATTCAAGGCTATTATAACACCATGACTTTATTAAGTTATTACTATAAAGACGAAGTAAAAGATATCCAAAAGGCAATGCTATGGCGTCAATATGCTATTCAAATGGGACAATCTGATCACCCTGACTTTTGGCTAGACTATCCCATTGATGAGGATGATAAAACCCAATAA